Genomic window (Paenibacillus sp. PK3_47):
ACGCGGCAGTCGCGGTCAGCGCAGCGCTTGCTGTGGTGTATCCGCACATGACAGGACTGGGCGGCGATGCCTTTTGGCTGGCCTACAGCCCGGGCGAAGGGCGCGTTAGGGCCTACAACGGCAGCGGACGGTCCGGCTACGCCGTCCGCCGGGACTGCTATGCCGGGGAAAGTGCCATTCCCCGGCGGGGGATCCGCAGCGCCATTACGGTGCCCGGAATGGCGGACAGCTGGGCGGCCGTGCTGCAGGGCAGAGGCCGCCTGTCTCTGGCGGAGGTGCTGGAGCCGGCCATCGGCTACGCATCCGCGGGGTTTCCGCTGTCGCCGGACCAGCACGGCAACAGCATCCTGGCGGGAGCCGCGCTGACGCAGGAAGCGGCGGCGATTTACCTGCCGGGCGACGCGGTTCCCGCGGCCGGGGGCAGGTTTGTGCAGCGGCAGCTGGCGGCCACGCTGCGGACGCTGGCTGCAGGAGGCCGGGAGGCCTTTTACAAAGGCGGAATCGCGAAAGAGATCAGCCGCTATATGCAGGCCTCCGGCGGGTACCTCACCCTGGATGATTTTGCGGATCATCAGGGGGAATGGGTAGATCCGGTTTCGACGGAATACCATGGTCATACGGTCTACCAGGCACCTCCCAACTCGCAGGGATTCACGGCGCTGATGGTGCTGAACATGCTGGAGCACTATGATTTTGGCCTAATCGAACATGGCTCCTACGAGTATTATCATCTGCTGGCAGAAGCGCTGAAGCTAAGTTTCCGTGACCGAGATGCTTTCCTCACCGATCCAACCTTCAGTCCTGTTCCGCTGGAACGGCTGCTGGACAGGGGGTATGCGGCTGAGCTGGCATCTTCGATTTCATTCCAAAAGGCGGTAGTGCTGGATAGCGAGCCAGTAGGAAGAGACACCGCTTATGCGGCGGTGGTAGACGGTGAAGGGAATGCTGTGTCCTTCATTCAGAGTCTGTATTTTGAATTCGGATCGGGCGCAGTGGCCGGAGATACCGGAATATTGCTGCAAAACAGAGGGTCGTTTTTCTCCCTCGACCCCCGGCATGTCAATACGCTGGAGCCCCATAAGCGAACATTCCATACCCTTATGCCGGCGATGGTCTGCAGGGACGGCAAGCCTGTCTATCTCTATGGCACTCAGGGTGGAGAGGGGCAGCCGCAGACGCAAAGTCTGCTGCTTACCAGGATGCTGCATTACGGAATGAATCCGCAGGCTGCAGTGGATGCACCGCGGTTTGTTTGGGGCAGAACCTGGGGAGAACCAACCCGGGAGCTGAAGGTCGAGAAGCGTGTGGCACAGCCAGTGCTCGATCAATTGGCGGAAGCCGGACATCTGGTACGTCCGGTGGAAGACTATGACGGCATTATGGGGCATGCCCACGCCATCGCGATCGATGACAACGGCTACCGCAGCGGGGGCACGGATCCGCGCTGTGACGGTGCCGCCATCGGCTGGTAAGCAGATAAGATGAAATCTAATACAGCTTCCTGGAGTAACCGGGAGAAGGAGGGAAGAGATGGTTCTCAATAATTCATTCGGCGCCTTTATTGCTCCCGAGCTTACAGTGCCCTTCTGTGTAGAGGGTGTTTTATCCGGCAGGAGCTTTGCGGTCAAGGATGTGTTCGCAGTAGCCGGGCACCGCTCTTCCGCTGGCAACCCGGACTGGCTAAGCAGCCATGAGCCGTCAGCGGAACATTCGGCAGCGGTGCACAGGCTCCTTCACGCCGGGGCTGACCTGCGCGGAGCCGCACATACGGACGAGCTCATGTATAGCTTGGGCGGGGAAAATTACCATTACGGCACACCGGTTAACCCGCGTGCTGCGGGCAGGATTCCCGGTGGCTCTTCCAGCGGTTCAGCCGTGGCGGTAGCCTCTGGCAGTGTGGATTTTGCCCTCGGCACGGATACTGGTGGTTCAGTCCGTGTTCCTTCAGCCTACTGCGGGATATACGGGTTTCGTCCGACGCATGGGGCCGTGGATATGAGCGGGGTTATTCCGCTCGCCCTGAGTTTTGATACAGTCGGCTGGATGGCTGACAGTGCAGAGCTGCTGCTGCGGGTTGGGGAAGTTCTGCTTAAGGGAGCTTTCGGCCGTAATTCTGTTGCGGTACCTGTCCAACCGACTAATTTAGCAGCTAATTATAGCGCCGTTCAAACGTCTCTTACGGGAACTGAAAAAGATACCTCCCGAATGATAAGCCAAGGTGAAATCCGGCAGAAGCGGGCGGGATGGGGCTCAGCCCAAGGCATCGCACATCAAAATAACGGGATGGCGAGGCTTTTTACCGCAACTGATTGCTGGACTTTGGCCGGACCGGAAAGTGCGGCATACTTGAAAGGAGGCCTGTCACGGCTGCAGGCGGGTGCAGAGAGGATTGTGGAGACCGTGATCTCAGCGGAAGGCTTGAAAAGCTGGATGGATGCTTTCCGGGAGCTTCAGGGCGCAGAAATCTGGGCGACGCACG
Coding sequences:
- a CDS encoding amidase family protein → MVLNNSFGAFIAPELTVPFCVEGVLSGRSFAVKDVFAVAGHRSSAGNPDWLSSHEPSAEHSAAVHRLLHAGADLRGAAHTDELMYSLGGENYHYGTPVNPRAAGRIPGGSSSGSAVAVASGSVDFALGTDTGGSVRVPSAYCGIYGFRPTHGAVDMSGVIPLALSFDTVGWMADSAELLLRVGEVLLKGAFGRNSVAVPVQPTNLAANYSAVQTSLTGTEKDTSRMISQGEIRQKRAGWGSAQGIAHQNNGMARLFTATDCWTLAGPESAAYLKGGLSRLQAGAERIVETVISAEGLKSWMDAFRELQGAEIWATHGAWIENRQPVFGPDIAARFAWAAGLAGGDHRHAQSLREEVAARLTHLLGEDGCLVIPTVPGPAPLRGGDLKQLELNRSGAMMLSCIAGLAGLPQVTLPVTGPGGLPLGLSVIGGHGQDHRLLSWVSHIWQPASG